From Solanum lycopersicum chromosome 8, SLM_r2.1, the proteins below share one genomic window:
- the LOC101257788 gene encoding 3'-5' exonuclease-like, whose protein sequence is MAKTYGIEFYGDEIQVTVSKNAVVVNDWILETVHLHRRRHHKLVVGLDIEWLPCFNPDENHPVALLQLCVGRRCLLFQLLHRDGVPAYLAEFLVDSNVKFVGVGVEGDAEKLLRDHKLFVLNTVDLNRLALSVYGEEVYGKMGLKRMAKEVLGKVMEKPKNVTLSKWDAEELVYEQVEYAAIDAFMSFEIGKNLLNLVWKRERERQYLNCHYQPPPLLLLQHTRGMFQTFALFSV, encoded by the coding sequence atggcGAAAACGTACGGAATCGAATTCTATGGTGATGAAATCCAAGTGACTGTTTCGAAGAATGCCGTCGTTGTTAATGACTGGATTCTGGAAACTGTGCATCTGCATCGCCGGAGACATCACAAACTTGTAGTTGGGCTTGATATCGAGTGGCTGCCCTGTTTCAACCCCGACGAAAATCACCCCGTCGCTCTTCTCCAGCTCTGTGTAGGACGGCGTTGCTTACTCTTCCAACTCCTCCACAGAGATGGCGTTCCAGCATATCTCGCCGAGTTCCTTGTAGATTCCAATGTGAAGTTTGTTGGAGTCGGGGTTGAAGGAGACGCGGAGAAACTGCTCCGCGATCATAAGCTGTTTGTGTTGAATACTGTGGATTTGAACCGATTGGCGTTGTCGGTTTACGGAGAGGAAGTGTATGGGAAGATGGGATTGAAGAGAATGGCGAAAGAGGTACTTGGGAAAGTGATGGAGAAGCCAAAGAACGTGACATTGAGTAAGTGGGATGCTGAGGAGTTGGTGTATGAACAAGTTGAATATGCTGCTATTGATGCTTTTATGTCGTTTGAGATCGGCAAAAATTTGCTTAATTTAGTGtggaagagagaaagagagaggcaGTATTTGAATTGCCATTATCAACCACCGCCATTGTTGCTGCTTCAACATACTCGAGGGATGTTTCAAACATTTGCTCTCTTTTCAGTCTGA
- the LOC101258084 gene encoding protein transport protein SEC16B homolog, whose product MASNPPFLVEDQTDEDFFDKLVNDDDDDVGFNVTTSSTGLGAGASASSVYVDGNESDEVKAFADLSISDDVDSGVDTGKKEGEKVDKGVDSIAKPDLVVEGNRENSSGSLVSLTSGMSDGLLESSNGNLETEVIDGKTENQTSGSSNSGVKEVGWGAFHADPVTNDASGFGSYMDFFSELGDNNGDATGNVGENVNKASTVLPVEQVHDTIQVHETAHLENSSSLTQSQDSYVHDATAEQVADGQDLNSTQYWENLYPGWKYDTSTGQWYQVNSYESGANVQGSTDSNLVSDWSVSDGTSEVSYLQKTAQSVSGNAAESGTTESVTNWNQVSQVSDATQNLANWNQAMQASDNRGTVIDWNQATLASDAGVLTTDWNQASQLNNGYPSHMVFDPQYPGWYYDTIALEWCSLESYTSSVQSTVQGESQLDQNGLASVQTSSHNSDQRNYGAYGHNDDSRFQEFSSGGGDYNWSGSFGNYNQNQHSSNISQNENVAKSNTVSEYRGNQQLENNYNHNFSASSHLNRQINNHYEGTVPYNANTTQSQNDQRFFSGGGSGQQFSQPTLQQYEQNHSSSDYYGTQTTANYSQQAFQSSQQFAHAPTAGKSSAGRPPHALVSFGFGGKLIVMKDQSSFGNSSFGSQNPVGGSISVLSLMDVVSERVDSSSVVMGSCDYTRALCQQSFPGPLVGGSPSIKELNKWIDERIANSEPRDLDYRKGEVLRLLLSLLKIACQYYGKLRSPFGTDAVLKESDVPETAIAKLFASVKRNGVQANQYGSLAQCLQQLPSEGQMQATAAEVQSLLVSGRKKEALQCAQEGQLWGPALILAAQLGDQFYGETVKQMALRQLVAGSPLRTLCLLIAGQPADVFSLDSRAHSGMPVVNAVQQPAQFGANIMLDDWEENLAVITANRTKDDELVLIHLGDCLWKERSDIVAAHICYLVAEANFEQYSDTARLCLVGADHLKFPRTYASPEAIQRTEIYEYSKVLGNSQFILPPFQPYKLVYAHMLAEVGRISDALKYCQALSKSLKTGRTPETETLRQLVSSLEERIKTHQQGGFSTNLAPAKLVGKLLNLFDSTAHRVIGGLPPPMPTSGSSQGNEHHHQFVSPRVSSSQSTMAMSSLITSEPSSDSSRMTMHNRSVSEPDIGRTPRQVDSSKDASSSNTGSNASGAGGMSRFRRFGFGSQLLQKTVGLVLKPRQGRQAKLGDSNKFYYDEKLKRWVEEGAELPAAEPPLAPPPTAPAFQNGAPDYNVKSVLKSESPLCNNGFPEMKSPTSSDNGAGIPPLPPTSNQFSARGRMGVRSRYVDTFNKGGGNPTNLFQSPSVPSIKPATAGNAKFFVPAPMSPVEETGNSTFHEQETSSNSESDSVSAANGPTHFPSPTSSTAPIQRFASMDNLSNKGAVASSLSANSRRTASWSGSFPDALSANKSELKPLGSRLSMPPSSFIPSDVNLMHSSTNGGSLSDDLQEVDL is encoded by the exons ATGGCTTCGAATCCTCCATTTTTAGTGGAGGATCAGACGGATGAGGATTTTTTTGATAAGTTggttaatgatgatgatgatgatgttggtttTAATGTAACTACATCGTCAACGGGTTTGGGTGCGGGTGCGAGTGCGAGCTCGGTGTATGTTGATGGAAATGAATCTGATGAGGTTAAAGCCTTTGCTGATCTCAGTATAAGTGATGATGTTGATAGTGGAGTTGATACTGGGAAGAAGGAAGGGGAGAAAGTAGATAAAGGTGTTGATAGCATTGCTAAACCGGATTTGGTAGTTGAGGGGAACAGAGAGAACAGTAGTGGTTCTTTAGTGTCATTGACTTCTGGAATGTCAGATGGTTTACTCGAATCCAGCAACGGTAATTTGGAGACTGAGGTAATTGACGGTAAGACGGAGAATCAGACCAGTGGATCGAGCAATTCGGGTGTGAAGGAAGTTGGATGGGGTGCTTTCCATGCTGATCCAGTTACAAATGATGCTTCTGGGTTTGGATCCTACATGGACTTTTTCAGTGAATTGGGAGATAATAACGGTGATGCGACGGGAAATGTCGGTGAGAATGTGAATAAGGCGTCAACTGTTTTGCCAGTTGAACAGGTTCATGACACAATACAAGTTCATGAAACAGCGCATCTGGAGAATTCTAGTTCCTTAACACAGAGTCAAGATAGTTATGTCCATGATGCTACCGCAGAACAAGTTGCAGATGGACAGGATCTAAATAGTACCCAGTATTGGGAAAATCTTTATCCAGGATGGAAGTATGACACAAGTACTGGGCAGTGGTATCAGGTTAATAGTTATGAATCAGGAGCTAATGTACAAGGAAGTACTGATTCTAATTTGGTTTCTGATTGGTCAGTTTCTGATGGAACGTCAGAGGTCTCGTACCTACAGAAAACTGCTCAGTCTGTATCTGGCAATGCAGCTGAGAGTGGTACCACTGAGAGTGTCACTAATTGGAATCAGGTTTCGCAGGTAAGTGATGCCACTCAGAATCTGGCAAACTGGAATCAGGCTATGCAGGCAAGTGACAATAGGGGGACTGTGATTGACTGGAATCAAGCGACGCTGGCTAGTGATGCAGGTGTTCTTACAACTGACTGGAATCAGGCCTCACAACTTAACAATGGTTATCCGTCACATATGGTTTTTGATCCTCAGTACCCTGGTTGGTATTATGATACAATTGCACTTGAATGGTGCTCGCTGGAGAGCTACACATCATCTGTCCAATCAACTGTTCAAGGTGAGAGCCAACTGGATCAGAATGGTTTGGCTTCAGTGCAGACTTCCTCTCACAATAGTGATCAAAGGAATTATGGTGCATACGGGCACAATGACGATAGTAGATTCCAAGAATTTAGCAGCGGTGGAGGAGATTACAACTGGTCGGGCTCTTTTGGTAATTATAATCAGAATCAGCATAGCTCAAATATATCGCAAAATGAAAATGTTGCAAAAAGTAACACTGTGTCAGAATATAGGGGGAACCAACAATTAGAGAACAACTACAACCATAATTTTTCTGCAAGCAGCCATCTTAATAGGCAAATCAATAATCATTATGAGGGAACAGTTCCATACAATGCAAACACAACTCAAAGTCAAAATGACCAACGTTTTTTCTCTGGTGGGGGTTCGGGTCAGCAATTTAGTCAGCCAACACTCCAGCAATATGAGCAGAATCATTCCTCAAGTGATTACTATGGGACTCAGACCACAGCCAATTATTCACAGCAAGCATTTCAGAGTAGCCAGCAGTTTGCTCATGCTCCCACTGCAGGAAAATCATCTGCTGGCCGTCCACCACATGCTTTGGTCTCTTTTGGTTTTGGTGGAAAActgattgtgatgaaagatcAGAGTTCTTTTGGGAACTCATCGTTTGGAAGTCAG AATCCTGTAGGAGGTTCAATATCTGTGCTCAGTTTGATGGATGTTGTGTCTGAGAGAGTTGATAGTTCAAGTGTTGTGATGGGATCATGTGACTATACTCGAGCTTTGTGCCAACAATCATTCCCTGGTCCGCTAGTTGGTGGAAGTCCCAGTATCAAGGAGTTGAATAAATGGATTGATGAGAGAATTGCAAACTCTGAACCTCGTGACTTGGATTACAGGAAAGGCGAAGTTTTGAGGTTGCTTCTGTCATTGCTAAAAATAGCATGTCAATATTATGGGAAACTCCGTTCTCCTTTTGGTACCGATGCTGTGTTGAAG GAAAGTGATGTTCCAGAAACAGCAATAGCCAAATTGTTTGCATCTGTGAAGAGGAATGGGGTGCAAGCCAATCAATATGGCTCTCTCGCCCAGTGCTTGCAGCAATTGCCCTCTGAAGGACAGATGCAG GCGACAGCTGCTGAGGTTCAAAGTCTTCTAGTATctggaagaaagaaagaagcaTTACAATGTGCACAAGAGGGGCAATTGTGGGGGCCAGCTCTTATTCTCGCTGCACAGCTTGGTGATCAG TTCTATGGAGAAACAGTGAAGCAAATGGCACTTCGACAGTTGGTAGCAGGGTCACCTTTGCGGACACTGTGCCTACTAATTGCTGGTCAACCGGCTGATGTCTTTTCTCTAGATTCTAGAGCTCACAGTGGCATGCCTGTTGTAAATGCGGTTCAACAGCCTGCACAG TTTGGTGCCAATATCATGCTGGATGACTGGGAAGAGAATTTGGCTGTGATTACTGCAAACAGAACGAAGGATGATGAACTGGTGCTTATTCATCTCGGTGATTGTTTGTGGAAAGAGAGGAGTGAT ATTGTTGCTGCACACATTTGCTATCTAGTGGCTGAAGCAAACTTTGAACAATATTCAGATACCGCAAGATTGTGTCTTGTGGGTGCAGATCACTTGAAATTCCCACGAACTTATGCTAGTCCAGAGGCTATTCAG AGGACAGAGATTTATGAATACTCAAAGGTGCTGGGGAATTCTCAATTTATTCTCCCTCCTTTTCAACCATATAAACTTGTGTACGCACACATGCTAGCTGAAGTTGGGAGGATATCAGACGCATTAAA GTACTGTCAAGCATTGTCGAAATCACTTAAAACTGGCCGAACCCCTGAGACTGAAACACTGAGACAGTTAGTGTCATCTCTTGAGGAAAGGATTAAAACTCACCAACAG GGAGGGTTCTCCACAAATTTGGCTCCTGCAAAATTGGTCGGTAAATTGCTGAACCTTTTTGATAGCACGGCTCATCGTGTTATTGGGGGCTTGCCACCACCGATGCCAACAAGTGGTAGTTCACAAGGGAATGAACATCATCATCAGTTTGTGTCGCCTAGAGTCTCAAGTAGTCAATCAACCATGGCAATGTCATCACTGATTACCTCTGAACCAAGTAGTGATAGCAGTAGAATGACGATGCACAATAGAAGTGTTTCAGAGCCTGACATTGGGAGAACTCCAAGACAG GTTGACTCATCAAAGGACGCAAGCTCAAGTAACACAGGAAGCAATGCATCAGGAGCTGGAGGAATGTCACGCTTTCGTCGCTTTGGCTTTGGCTCCCAGCTTCTCCAGAAAACTGTTGGATTAGTGCTCAAACCCCGTCAAGGCCGTCAG GCAAAATTGGGTGATtcgaataaattttattatgatgAAAAACTTAAAAGATGGGTAGAGGAAGGCGCTGAACTTCCTGCTGCAGAACCACCCCTTGCACCTCCACCAACCGCTCCTGCTTTCCAGAATGGAGCGCCAGATTATAATGTGAAGAGTGTATTGAAAAGTGAAAGTCCTTTATGCAACAATGGATTTCCTGAAATGAAGAGTCCAACTTCTTCTGATAATGGTGCTGGAATTCCACCTCTTCCACCTACCTCCAACCAATTCTCTGCTCGTGGTCGTATGGGTGTTCGTTCAAG GTATGTTGACACATTCAACAAAGGTGGTGGTAACCCAACCAATCTATTCCAGTCACCATCTGTTCCTTCCATAAAGCCAGCTACCGCTGGCAATGCCAAGTTTTTTGTTCCCGCCCCGATGTCCCCTGTTGAAGAGACGGGGAACAGTACTTTCCACGAGCAAGAAACTTCAAGCAATAGTGAGAGTGATTCAGTTTCTGCTGCTAATGGACCGACCCATTTTCCTTCACCAACATCAAGTACTGCGCCTATCCAAAGATTTGCAAGCATGGACAATCTCTCCAATAAAGGAGCTGTTGCTAGCTCTCTATCAGCTAACTCCCGGCGAACTGCATCATGGAGTGGCAGCTTTCCTGATGCTTTATCCGCAAATAAATCTGAGCTAAAACCACTGGGCTCTAGATTGAGTATGCCTCCGTCGTCATTCATTCCTAGTGATGTTAATTTGATGCATTCCTCAACGAATGGCGGCAGTCTCAGTGATGACCTTCAAGAAGTAGACCTGTGA